Proteins encoded in a region of the Bacteroidota bacterium genome:
- a CDS encoding DUF4835 family protein, giving the protein MRKLTFLLLIFLNSSLWAQELNCEIVVNSDRIGGTNKQRFETLQTSLTEFMNSTVWTQYSYEVEERIDVIISLILMQEISSDQFTATIQVQSRRPVYDTDYFSPTYNFKDTKFQFKYTEFEPLVYNEQSFTSNLVSTMAFYAYLMLGIDDDTFKENGGTPYFEKARKVVEFAQNQGFSGWDPTSNRTNRYWIVENLLSETYSEARQASYQYHRLGLDIMSKDPVGGKNQIIESIKKLEKVAQSRSNANIVRNFMDAKADEIVEIFSAGPPVDIEALRESLTNISPTNQSNWAKLK; this is encoded by the coding sequence ATGCGTAAACTAACTTTCTTATTATTGATTTTCTTGAATAGCTCATTGTGGGCTCAAGAACTTAACTGTGAAATTGTGGTTAATTCCGATCGGATCGGTGGCACTAATAAGCAGCGATTCGAAACTCTGCAGACTTCACTTACCGAGTTTATGAATTCCACCGTGTGGACGCAATATAGCTATGAAGTAGAAGAGCGTATCGATGTGATTATTAGTTTGATATTGATGCAGGAGATTTCGTCAGATCAGTTCACGGCCACTATTCAGGTTCAGAGCCGTCGTCCGGTTTATGATACAGATTATTTTAGCCCAACATATAATTTTAAGGATACTAAATTTCAGTTTAAATATACTGAGTTTGAACCCTTGGTATATAATGAGCAAAGTTTCACAAGTAATTTGGTCTCCACAATGGCATTTTACGCATACCTGATGCTGGGAATAGATGATGATACCTTTAAGGAAAATGGAGGAACACCATATTTTGAAAAGGCCAGAAAAGTTGTTGAATTTGCACAAAACCAGGGTTTTTCGGGATGGGATCCAACATCAAACAGAACTAATCGATATTGGATTGTAGAAAATTTATTATCGGAAACTTATTCTGAGGCCCGACAGGCTTCTTATCAGTATCACAGATTGGGACTGGATATAATGAGTAAAGATCCTGTAGGAGGAAAAAACCAGATCATTGAATCGATAAAGAAACTTGAAAAAGTTGCACAAAGCAGGTCAAACGCCAATATTGTGAGAAACTTCATGGATGCTAAGGCAGATGAGATAGTGGAAATATTTAGCGCAGGGCCACCCGTTGATATCGAAGCTCTTAGAGAATCATTAACTAATATAAGTCCGACTAATCAGTCAAATTGGGCAAAATTGAAGTAG